One genomic segment of Pseudomonadota bacterium includes these proteins:
- a CDS encoding rod shape-determining protein, which translates to MLETLFGFISKDLAIDLGTANTLVYVKGRGIVSNEPSVVAVHKDSKGTKRVIAVGEEAKKMLGKTPGNIVAIRPLKDGVIADFEITEAMLKYFIQKVHNKRSYARPRIVISVPSGITPVERRAVKESAESAGAREVYLIEEPMAAAIGVGLPITEPSGNMIVDIGGGTTEVAVISLAGIVYCNSVRVAGDKIDESIIQYIKRKYNLLIGERTAELIKINIGSAYPDPDGEELTMEIKGRDLVGGIPKTLEISSKEIREAIAEPVNAIVEAVRIALERTPPELASDIVDKGIVISGGGALLRNLDLFIKEVTRLPVIIAENPLTAVVEGTGKALDEVALLKEIATYF; encoded by the coding sequence ATGCTCGAAACACTTTTTGGCTTTATTTCGAAAGACTTGGCTATAGATCTCGGCACTGCAAACACACTTGTATATGTTAAAGGAAGGGGCATTGTATCAAATGAGCCATCGGTGGTGGCTGTGCATAAAGACTCAAAAGGTACAAAGAGAGTAATAGCTGTAGGTGAAGAAGCAAAGAAAATGCTCGGGAAAACGCCAGGTAACATTGTTGCCATAAGACCTCTTAAAGACGGAGTTATAGCTGATTTTGAAATAACTGAGGCAATGCTCAAATATTTTATTCAAAAGGTACACAATAAGAGATCCTACGCAAGGCCAAGAATTGTTATATCCGTACCATCCGGGATTACTCCGGTTGAAAGAAGGGCAGTTAAAGAATCTGCTGAATCAGCCGGAGCAAGGGAAGTTTACCTGATAGAAGAACCTATGGCCGCAGCCATCGGCGTGGGTTTACCCATAACGGAACCGAGCGGTAATATGATAGTCGACATAGGTGGTGGAACCACAGAGGTTGCGGTAATCAGCCTTGCCGGTATAGTATACTGTAATTCGGTAAGGGTCGCAGGTGATAAAATTGATGAGTCAATAATCCAATATATTAAGAGAAAGTATAATCTTCTTATCGGAGAGAGAACTGCGGAATTAATTAAAATAAATATCGGTTCTGCATATCCGGATCCTGACGGCGAAGAGCTTACCATGGAAATAAAGGGAAGAGACCTGGTTGGAGGGATACCTAAAACCTTAGAAATCTCATCAAAAGAAATCAGAGAGGCAATAGCCGAACCTGTAAATGCCATTGTAGAGGCTGTAAGAATAGCCCTTGAAAGAACCCCTCCGGAACTCGCCTCAGACATCGTTGATAAAGGCATCGTAATCAGTGGAGGGGGGGCATTGTTAAGAAATCTTGACCTTTTTATAAAAGAAGTAACAAGACTTCCTGTTATTATTGCAGAAAATCCGCTTACTGCTGTGGTGGAAGGGACAGGCAAGGCCCTTGATGAAGTGGCCCTTCTTAAAGAGATTGCAACATACTTTTAA
- a CDS encoding LL-diaminopimelate aminotransferase, with protein MVKPASRVEKIPPYLFARIDKKKEEVRKKGIDLIDFGIGDPDIPTPKYIVDKMIEAASDPKNHRYPSYEGMLEYRKAVSQWYQKRFNVELNPDNEVVALIGSKEGIAHLPWAYIENGDIALIPSPGYPVYKITTLLSGGTPYMMPLKEENRFLPEFDKIPEDILQRAKIMFINYPNNPTGAHADDEFYKKAIDVAKRYNILICHDAAYSEIAYEGYKPKSILEFDKEKTYSVEFHSLSKTYCMTGWRIGFAVGNKDAIYNLGKLKTNIDSGVFQAIQYAAIEALTGDQRSVEEIKTIFQKRRDLVVDGLNSIGINVSKPLATFYIWAKVPEGYTSESFCEKLLEETGIVVTPGNGFGDEGEGYFRISITIGEDRIREAIKRLKSLKL; from the coding sequence ATGGTAAAACCGGCGTCAAGAGTAGAAAAAATCCCCCCCTATCTATTTGCAAGAATCGATAAAAAGAAGGAAGAAGTTCGAAAAAAAGGGATTGATTTAATAGATTTCGGAATTGGTGATCCCGACATTCCAACACCAAAATATATCGTTGATAAAATGATTGAGGCCGCTTCTGATCCGAAGAACCACAGATACCCGAGTTATGAAGGTATGCTGGAATACAGAAAGGCCGTTTCACAGTGGTATCAAAAAAGGTTTAATGTCGAGCTCAACCCTGATAATGAGGTAGTTGCCTTAATAGGCTCAAAAGAAGGCATTGCACATCTGCCCTGGGCTTATATTGAAAACGGCGATATTGCCCTGATCCCGTCACCTGGTTATCCTGTTTATAAAATCACAACTCTTCTTTCCGGCGGGACGCCTTACATGATGCCGCTAAAAGAAGAAAACAGATTCCTGCCGGAGTTTGACAAGATTCCGGAGGATATACTGCAAAGAGCAAAGATTATGTTTATAAACTATCCGAATAATCCTACAGGCGCACATGCAGATGATGAATTCTATAAAAAGGCAATTGATGTTGCCAAGAGATATAACATCCTCATCTGCCATGACGCAGCATACAGCGAGATTGCCTATGAAGGCTACAAACCAAAAAGTATTCTTGAATTTGACAAAGAAAAAACATACTCGGTGGAATTTCATTCCCTCTCTAAAACATACTGTATGACAGGCTGGAGAATAGGGTTTGCCGTCGGTAATAAAGACGCCATATACAACCTCGGCAAATTAAAAACAAACATAGATTCAGGCGTTTTTCAGGCCATTCAATATGCTGCTATCGAGGCTCTAACAGGAGATCAGCGCTCAGTAGAAGAAATTAAAACGATCTTCCAGAAAAGAAGAGATCTTGTCGTTGATGGACTCAACTCAATCGGAATCAATGTTTCAAAACCCTTGGCAACATTCTATATATGGGCAAAGGTACCTGAAGGCTATACATCAGAGAGTTTTTGTGAAAAGCTTTTAGAAGAAACAGGTATTGTTGTAACTCCAGGTAATGGTTTCGGAGATGAAGGAGAAGGGTATTTCAGAATTTCAATCACAATCGGTGAAGACAGAATCAGAGAAGCAATCAAGCGTTTAAAATCGCTGAAATTGTAA
- a CDS encoding 2-hydroxyacyl-CoA dehydratase encodes MTQKNTVGFTTTVPVEIIFAGGFIPCDLNNIFITDKNPVHFIERAEKDGFPKSMCSWIKGIYGVIVEEGIETVITVMEGDCSNTQALAEILTYKGIKVIPFSYPYDRDEKVLKREIEKLKHELSVEKKELIEVEKGIEQARLNLEEIDRMTWQEKVVTGYENHLWLVRASDMIGDYNRYNNMAKTFIETAKTRKKNDGINIGYIGVPPIFIDLHDAIEENGVHIVFNETQRQFSLPYFSKDMDIVKRYRLYTYPYGIFLRIEDIKREIKRRKIKGLIHYVQAFCYRIMEEVILRDVLEVPFITIEGDLPRKLDSRTKLRIEAFIEMLKERA; translated from the coding sequence ATGACGCAAAAAAATACAGTCGGTTTTACCACTACAGTTCCTGTTGAAATTATTTTTGCAGGAGGATTTATTCCCTGTGATCTCAATAATATTTTCATAACAGATAAAAACCCTGTGCATTTCATCGAAAGGGCCGAGAAAGACGGGTTCCCTAAAAGCATGTGCAGTTGGATAAAAGGTATCTATGGCGTGATTGTAGAGGAAGGCATTGAGACTGTCATAACGGTAATGGAAGGTGATTGCAGCAACACCCAGGCACTGGCAGAGATACTGACCTATAAAGGCATAAAAGTAATACCCTTTTCTTATCCTTATGATAGGGACGAAAAGGTCCTGAAAAGGGAGATCGAAAAACTGAAACATGAGCTGTCCGTTGAAAAAAAAGAGCTTATTGAGGTTGAAAAGGGAATAGAACAGGCAAGATTAAATCTCGAAGAGATAGACAGGATGACATGGCAGGAAAAGGTGGTGACAGGTTATGAAAACCATCTTTGGTTAGTAAGAGCTTCCGATATGATTGGGGATTACAATAGATATAACAATATGGCCAAAACATTTATCGAAACCGCAAAGACAAGGAAGAAAAATGATGGCATAAATATCGGATATATCGGGGTTCCACCGATATTTATAGATCTGCATGATGCTATCGAGGAAAACGGTGTCCATATAGTCTTCAATGAAACCCAAAGACAGTTCTCATTGCCATACTTTTCAAAGGATATGGATATAGTAAAAAGGTATAGGCTTTATACATACCCATACGGGATTTTCCTCAGGATTGAAGATATTAAGAGAGAGATAAAAAGACGTAAAATCAAAGGCCTTATACATTATGTCCAGGCATTTTGCTACAGGATTATGGAAGAAGTGATCTTAAGAGATGTTCTTGAAGTTCCCTTTATAACAATCGAAGGGGATCTCCCGAGGAAGCTCGATTCAAGGACAAAATTGAGAATAGAAGCGTTTATTGAAATGCTGAAAGAAAGGGCTTAA
- a CDS encoding TldD/PmbA family protein, whose product MLNVDRILKALMEGDLLFSDIFIERRSYNHLHLESSRFEKIEKGIDKGVGMRAIKPWKTFFASTNVLEEEELVGIARGLSRFSNGRQSATIKKGDYIKAAYPFSATISPEDIDLKEKLDMLQRVDKMARTEEKRIKQVRIIYRDTLQQVNMHNSDGGNIEDERRQVVMNVLVVGEKNGDVQTAYDSIGGFYGFEFFTDERIEGLVKTTVKRLSGLLDAIEAPMGIKTVVLASEAGGTMIHEAIGHGLEADLAMEGLSCYKGMLGQKIASPLISVVDDATLPNMRGTYAYDDDGVAPKRTILVENGILKNYLFDRFYAMKYGKESTGNGRRESFRFKPIPRMSNTMILSGKDDPARIISSVDDGVYVVKMGGGQVDTVRGDFVFEIQEGYIIEKGRIGEMIKNATMMGNGLQVLQEIDMVGNDLGFGIGTCGKDGQGVPVSDAQPTLRIPEIVVGGKES is encoded by the coding sequence ATGCTTAATGTTGACAGGATATTAAAAGCGCTCATGGAAGGGGACCTGCTTTTCAGCGATATATTTATTGAAAGAAGAAGCTATAATCATTTACATCTCGAATCTTCAAGGTTTGAGAAGATTGAGAAGGGCATTGACAAAGGAGTGGGCATGCGTGCAATAAAACCCTGGAAAACCTTTTTTGCCTCAACCAATGTACTTGAAGAAGAGGAGCTTGTTGGAATTGCAAGGGGGCTCAGCAGATTTTCAAATGGGAGGCAAAGCGCAACCATAAAGAAAGGGGATTATATCAAGGCCGCCTATCCTTTTTCTGCAACAATTAGCCCTGAAGATATTGATTTAAAAGAAAAGTTGGATATGCTTCAACGTGTTGATAAAATGGCAAGGACGGAAGAAAAGAGGATAAAACAGGTAAGGATTATATACAGGGATACATTACAGCAGGTAAATATGCACAACAGCGATGGCGGGAACATTGAAGACGAAAGACGCCAGGTTGTTATGAACGTACTTGTTGTAGGCGAAAAAAACGGTGATGTTCAAACCGCTTATGACTCAATAGGCGGTTTTTACGGATTTGAATTTTTTACAGATGAGAGGATCGAAGGCCTTGTAAAAACAACGGTAAAAAGATTGTCGGGTCTTCTTGACGCGATTGAAGCGCCAATGGGTATAAAAACCGTTGTGCTTGCCTCTGAAGCAGGCGGCACCATGATCCATGAGGCAATAGGCCATGGACTCGAAGCTGACCTCGCCATGGAAGGACTTTCCTGTTATAAGGGGATGCTTGGACAGAAAATAGCTTCGCCGTTAATCAGTGTGGTTGATGATGCAACCCTTCCCAATATGAGAGGGACATATGCCTATGACGATGACGGGGTTGCCCCGAAAAGAACCATCCTTGTTGAGAACGGAATATTAAAAAATTACCTTTTTGACAGGTTTTATGCAATGAAATACGGAAAGGAATCTACAGGAAACGGGAGAAGGGAATCTTTCAGGTTCAAGCCTATCCCGCGGATGAGCAATACGATGATTTTATCCGGGAAAGATGATCCTGCACGGATCATCTCTTCTGTTGATGACGGGGTATATGTGGTGAAAATGGGCGGCGGCCAGGTGGATACCGTAAGAGGTGATTTTGTTTTTGAGATACAGGAAGGCTACATAATTGAAAAAGGCAGGATCGGCGAAATGATCAAGAATGCAACGATGATGGGCAACGGGCTGCAGGTACTCCAGGAAATAGATATGGTAGGGAATGATCTTGGTTTTGGAATAGGCACATGCGGCAAGGACGGACAGGGTGTTCCCGTATCAGATGCACAACCTACCTTAAGGATACCGGAAATCGTAGTAGGCGGAAAGGAATCTTAA
- a CDS encoding peptidylprolyl isomerase, with protein sequence MLRFMRKYATGWLVKGLFGVIIIVFIFWGVGSFRAGERVIAEVGSHKIFYEEYQEAYKNVFNTYRLIYKDKLDENLLKELKIKEKVMDEIINKHLLLLKAKDMGIKVSDAEFNGYIENIDAFRRDGKFSQKVYLEILKRSGIDPKKFEESEKTSLAVMKITKIINDNGIFYDEADLWASYVKERGSVNLSYIQFDPLDYKNKVNVYEKELENMYEKEKGTFKGENIYRLKYIVIDEKSAVKDDAVYMDLLKFNDIDAYGKRNSMEVIDTGTLKESELLKKFKDVKIEEWIKGLKKGDISLPIRGNSKSYIYKLIAMEEGRPFDKDIIMKELRENIVLEKAKMFAKANAEETINKKTFSSKNETGFIHRNVGDIPKIGPIPRESIDVLSLSKDNVMCKKPVEISGKYYVFSFKDEKIPETQEWEKNKKDYANYIIAEKRGEYFRSFMEGLKKKEKIKILWKEI encoded by the coding sequence ATGCTGAGATTTATGAGAAAGTATGCAACCGGTTGGTTAGTCAAAGGGTTATTTGGAGTAATTATTATCGTTTTTATTTTCTGGGGGGTAGGTTCCTTCAGGGCAGGCGAGAGAGTTATTGCAGAAGTTGGATCGCATAAAATATTTTATGAGGAATATCAGGAGGCATACAAAAACGTATTCAATACCTACCGACTTATTTATAAAGATAAACTTGATGAAAATTTGCTGAAAGAACTTAAAATAAAAGAAAAGGTAATGGATGAGATTATTAATAAGCATCTCCTTCTTTTAAAGGCAAAAGATATGGGTATAAAAGTTTCTGATGCGGAATTTAATGGATATATCGAAAATATAGATGCATTCAGGAGGGATGGTAAATTCAGTCAAAAGGTCTACTTAGAAATTTTGAAAAGGAGTGGCATAGACCCTAAAAAATTTGAAGAATCGGAAAAAACCAGCCTTGCTGTAATGAAAATTACTAAAATAATCAATGATAACGGAATATTTTATGATGAAGCAGACCTGTGGGCAAGTTATGTTAAAGAAAGGGGCAGTGTCAATTTGTCTTACATACAATTTGATCCTTTGGATTATAAAAATAAGGTGAATGTGTATGAGAAAGAGCTTGAGAACATGTATGAGAAGGAAAAAGGGACTTTTAAAGGTGAAAACATTTACCGGCTGAAATACATTGTGATTGACGAAAAAAGTGCTGTTAAGGATGATGCTGTTTATATGGACTTGCTAAAATTTAATGATATTGATGCCTATGGAAAAAGAAACAGTATGGAAGTTATAGATACCGGAACCTTAAAAGAGAGTGAGCTTCTAAAGAAATTTAAAGATGTCAAGATAGAAGAATGGATTAAAGGTTTGAAGAAGGGGGATATTTCATTACCAATAAGAGGTAATTCAAAATCATATATATATAAACTCATTGCAATGGAAGAAGGAAGGCCCTTTGATAAAGATATTATTATGAAAGAGCTTAGAGAAAATATTGTCTTGGAGAAGGCAAAGATGTTTGCAAAAGCAAATGCAGAAGAAACAATAAATAAAAAGACTTTCAGCTCAAAGAATGAAACAGGTTTTATCCACAGAAACGTTGGTGATATCCCGAAAATAGGTCCCATACCCAGAGAGAGCATTGATGTTCTGTCCCTCTCAAAAGACAATGTAATGTGCAAAAAACCTGTTGAAATTTCCGGCAAATACTATGTTTTTTCATTCAAAGACGAGAAGATTCCAGAAACGCAGGAGTGGGAAAAGAATAAAAAAGACTACGCAAATTATATTATTGCTGAAAAGAGGGGAGAATATTTCAGGTCTTTCATGGAAGGTTTGAAGAAGAAAGAAAAAATCAAAATACTCTGGAAAGAAATATAA
- the rsmA gene encoding 16S rRNA (adenine(1518)-N(6)/adenine(1519)-N(6))-dimethyltransferase RsmA, with protein sequence MLKKSLSQNLIKDKNLLRKIVHSANITKEDVVVEIGAGHGDLTAQIAEKAGYLFTIELDSSFAQYLDQIENKYNNVKVIYGDCLKIPLAQFRKEKNIKIVANIPYKITGPIIFKILSERSIVDSAFLTVQKEIAQRIVSNSHCKTYGAPSVDCQIFADVKVLFYIKARVFIPPPKVDSALLSIVFKENEKETDDELIDFIRNCFQNKRKQLKNSLIKRYGEQKTDALYESMGFPYYVRAEEIEPYQFKEIYYFLKDVEN encoded by the coding sequence ATGCTTAAAAAAAGTTTGTCACAAAATCTTATTAAAGACAAGAACCTTCTCCGTAAAATAGTTCATTCAGCGAATATTACCAAAGAGGATGTTGTTGTCGAAATAGGTGCAGGCCACGGGGATCTTACTGCACAAATTGCGGAAAAAGCAGGTTATTTGTTTACAATTGAACTCGACAGCTCGTTTGCCCAATATCTTGATCAGATTGAAAATAAATATAACAATGTTAAGGTAATATACGGCGATTGTCTGAAAATTCCACTGGCACAGTTCAGGAAAGAGAAAAATATAAAAATAGTAGCAAATATCCCATATAAAATTACAGGCCCGATAATCTTTAAAATTCTTAGTGAAAGATCGATTGTAGACAGCGCTTTTTTAACCGTTCAAAAGGAAATTGCCCAAAGGATTGTGAGCAATTCTCATTGCAAAACATATGGTGCACCCTCTGTAGATTGCCAGATTTTTGCCGATGTCAAGGTGTTGTTCTATATTAAGGCACGGGTTTTTATCCCGCCCCCGAAAGTGGACAGTGCTTTGCTTTCCATTGTTTTTAAAGAGAATGAAAAAGAGACCGATGACGAGTTGATTGATTTTATAAGAAATTGTTTCCAGAACAAAAGAAAACAATTAAAGAATTCACTGATAAAGCGTTATGGCGAACAAAAGACAGATGCTCTATATGAAAGTATGGGTTTTCCATATTATGTACGTGCAGAAGAAATAGAGCCATACCAGTTTAAAGAAATATATTACTTTCTGAAAGACGTTGAGAATTAG
- a CDS encoding DUF4911 domain-containing protein — protein sequence MERTKKFIMNREGIGFFKSILESYEDIGIFSVLDGDKGIIEIIYPSNFEKEIEFITEDMSNYGIIFQEVVDA from the coding sequence ATGGAAAGAACCAAAAAATTTATTATGAACAGGGAAGGTATAGGATTTTTTAAATCAATTCTGGAATCTTATGAAGATATTGGAATTTTCTCTGTTCTGGATGGAGACAAGGGGATTATTGAGATCATCTATCCTTCCAATTTTGAGAAGGAAATAGAATTTATTACAGAAGATATGTCTAATTACGGGATTATTTTTCAGGAGGTTGTTGATGCTTAA
- the mreC gene encoding rod shape-determining protein MreC: MKNSIIIITAVLVLAFSFFIFTNTSFFVNAYAKVKCNIGDIAGPTLKLIGKPANLVKYLFETYVNLLDAKKENVELKKKLDILQLENQKISDLDKENKRLKSILHLAEQNPNKMIAARVIGEDIKNWFRCIIIDKGRDSGVTEKMPIITPKGLVGQAVEVNKWHSKVMIVNDTNSSVDVYIEGKNSRGILEGTGQTTLKLKYVLKNDEAAIGDKLITSGKDSLYPKGLPTGIIITVNRNNPGIFADIDVMPFNNFKRLDEVLIIRKQ, from the coding sequence TTGAAAAACTCTATTATAATAATCACTGCTGTATTGGTGCTTGCATTTTCATTTTTCATCTTTACAAATACATCTTTTTTTGTAAATGCATATGCAAAGGTGAAGTGCAATATTGGTGACATTGCAGGTCCTACTTTAAAATTAATCGGCAAGCCGGCAAACCTCGTAAAATACCTTTTTGAAACATATGTAAACCTGTTAGACGCAAAAAAAGAGAATGTTGAATTAAAAAAGAAACTCGACATATTACAGCTTGAAAATCAAAAAATCTCTGATCTGGACAAAGAAAATAAAAGACTAAAATCAATCCTGCATCTTGCAGAACAGAATCCCAATAAAATGATAGCCGCAAGAGTTATAGGAGAGGACATTAAAAACTGGTTCAGATGCATCATCATAGATAAGGGGAGAGATTCCGGTGTAACAGAGAAAATGCCCATCATTACGCCAAAAGGACTTGTAGGACAGGCAGTGGAAGTCAATAAATGGCATTCAAAAGTTATGATAGTTAATGACACTAACTCCTCGGTTGATGTGTATATTGAGGGAAAAAATTCAAGAGGAATACTCGAAGGCACTGGACAGACCACGCTCAAGTTGAAATATGTCTTGAAGAACGACGAAGCAGCCATCGGCGACAAGCTTATAACCTCGGGGAAAGACAGCCTTTACCCGAAAGGTCTTCCAACCGGTATCATAATTACTGTAAACAGAAATAATCCTGGAATATTTGCCGATATAGATGTTATGCCTTTCAATAATTTTAAAAGGCTTGACGAAGTTCTGATAATAAGAAAACAATGA
- a CDS encoding glycosyltransferase family 39 protein: MSGNYFLPTINGNIYFDKPLLSYWIILPFSFKGVVTELSSRIPSAISGIGVILLTFIIGRRLFNSRIGMVSAMLLSTSVMFVLWSRTASAEMLNLFMIWLAFLIFLTGNYGGRLIYIVLLYIVSAIASFCKGPVAPAVIFTSIGSYSTIELLINLKKKGFTRIAFKEGFSSEFCWIFSWKGFLGLFAGLAFFTGLLLAPVILTGSWQSVELMWRENVLRFFRPFDHIEPLYTYLKYIPLFSAPWTFFLLASIWEIKSWERDRFSRWIIIIAVTIFIFFTISGSRRSYYILPILPALAIITGKTIVDWFNMTDPLRKRIIHTAALLTSMLLALAGIGLLFAYFRIEIPHHVSQLALGAVAISGAIASFILFIRKKPFKGLVILFSLIFIIELWTFTIGMAAAESKRTLRPFAQKTAARLQYVKDNKIAFYQVGDSALIFYLKRNPLIYFNNPEEVKEFTYKNPDGFIIANLSVLPAFQREKYLDKMVPIIIEKPVPDRKDDPLALFTLSYK; encoded by the coding sequence ATGTCCGGGAACTATTTTTTGCCCACAATCAACGGTAATATCTACTTTGATAAGCCTTTATTGAGTTACTGGATAATATTACCATTTTCATTTAAAGGGGTTGTAACCGAGCTATCCTCAAGGATACCAAGCGCAATTTCAGGGATCGGCGTTATTTTATTAACTTTTATAATAGGCCGCCGGCTTTTTAATAGCAGGATCGGTATGGTATCAGCCATGCTTTTATCGACTTCCGTCATGTTTGTCTTGTGGTCCAGGACAGCGTCGGCAGAAATGCTGAATCTTTTCATGATATGGTTGGCATTCCTGATTTTTCTAACCGGTAATTACGGAGGTCGCCTGATATATATTGTTTTGCTTTATATTGTCAGCGCTATAGCATCTTTTTGCAAAGGACCCGTTGCGCCTGCTGTAATTTTCACTTCAATCGGGTCTTACAGCACAATCGAGTTATTGATTAATTTGAAGAAAAAAGGTTTTACGCGCATTGCCTTTAAGGAAGGATTTTCTTCTGAATTCTGCTGGATATTTTCCTGGAAGGGTTTTTTGGGACTGTTTGCAGGTTTGGCCTTCTTTACAGGACTTCTCTTGGCTCCGGTTATCCTGACCGGCTCCTGGCAGTCCGTCGAACTCATGTGGAGGGAAAACGTTCTACGATTTTTTCGTCCCTTCGATCATATTGAGCCTCTGTATACATACCTGAAATACATACCGCTTTTTTCTGCACCATGGACATTTTTTCTATTAGCCTCTATTTGGGAGATAAAAAGCTGGGAGCGTGACCGGTTCAGCAGATGGATCATAATTATAGCAGTTACAATATTCATATTCTTTACAATCTCAGGTTCACGGAGAAGCTACTACATATTGCCAATTTTACCTGCATTGGCCATAATAACCGGCAAGACTATAGTTGATTGGTTTAACATGACAGATCCTCTTCGAAAAAGGATAATCCATACAGCAGCCTTGCTTACTTCAATGCTTCTTGCGCTGGCCGGCATTGGACTTTTGTTTGCATACTTTCGTATCGAAATCCCTCATCATGTATCACAGCTCGCTCTCGGGGCGGTCGCTATTTCAGGCGCAATAGCTTCGTTTATCCTGTTCATTCGAAAAAAACCCTTCAAAGGCTTAGTAATACTATTTTCACTTATTTTTATTATTGAGCTATGGACTTTTACAATAGGGATGGCTGCTGCTGAAAGCAAGCGGACACTACGCCCGTTTGCGCAAAAAACCGCTGCCCGTCTTCAATATGTGAAGGACAACAAAATTGCCTTTTATCAGGTTGGAGATTCTGCGCTTATCTTTTATTTAAAACGAAATCCCTTGATATATTTCAATAATCCTGAAGAAGTCAAAGAGTTTACATACAAGAACCCTGATGGCTTTATAATTGCCAATCTTAGTGTTTTACCAGCATTTCAGCGTGAAAAATATCTTGATAAAATGGTTCCCATTATTATAGAAAAACCTGTTCCGGACAGGAAGGATGACCCCCTGGCTTTATTCACCTTATCGTATAAATAG
- the tsaD gene encoding tRNA (adenosine(37)-N6)-threonylcarbamoyltransferase complex transferase subunit TsaD → MIILGIDTSCDDTSIALLKDGGEILSNIVSSQVDVHKLFGGIEDVIASRKHIELIDIIFHNAMEEANIEAKDIDIVCVTSGPGLIGSVLAGLCFAKGLSLSINKPLIAVNHVEAHAMSIFLEKEANYPYIALVVSGGHTIILLLEDYCVYKVLGSTRDDAAGEAFDKIAKYLGIGYPGGKAIEDIAKKGNRGYVHFPRPMMDNNGYDFSFSGLKTSFLNYVKKHGITDENMPDILASFQEAICDVLSYKTIKAARDFNVKRIIVGGGVAANNRLREMFIEKGEKEQFDTLFSSPHFCTDNGAMVAITGYRYFQKGIVSGLDTKAFSRMKMI, encoded by the coding sequence ATGATAATACTCGGTATAGACACTTCTTGTGACGATACTTCTATTGCCTTATTAAAGGACGGGGGAGAAATACTTTCAAATATTGTATCGAGTCAGGTTGATGTCCATAAGCTTTTTGGCGGTATTGAAGATGTGATTGCTTCGAGAAAACATATAGAATTAATAGATATTATTTTCCACAATGCAATGGAAGAAGCAAACATTGAGGCAAAAGATATTGATATTGTGTGCGTAACCTCCGGTCCTGGACTGATTGGTTCTGTCCTTGCGGGATTGTGCTTTGCAAAAGGACTTTCGCTTTCTATAAATAAACCGCTCATTGCTGTTAACCATGTAGAAGCTCATGCAATGAGCATTTTTCTTGAGAAAGAAGCAAATTATCCATATATAGCCCTTGTTGTTTCAGGCGGTCACACGATCATCCTGCTGCTGGAAGATTATTGTGTCTATAAAGTACTTGGGAGCACAAGAGATGATGCGGCAGGCGAGGCCTTTGATAAGATTGCAAAGTACCTTGGTATCGGTTATCCGGGCGGGAAGGCGATAGAGGATATTGCAAAAAAAGGAAATAGGGGATATGTTCATTTTCCGAGACCGATGATGGATAACAATGGTTACGATTTTAGCTTCAGCGGGTTAAAAACATCGTTCCTGAACTATGTAAAAAAACATGGTATAACCGATGAAAATATGCCCGATATTCTTGCGTCGTTTCAGGAAGCTATCTGTGATGTTCTTTCGTATAAAACTATAAAAGCGGCCAGGGATTTCAATGTTAAAAGGATAATTGTGGGTGGTGGGGTTGCAGCAAACAATAGATTGAGAGAAATGTTTATTGAAAAGGGGGAGAAAGAACAGTTTGATACACTGTTCTCATCACCACATTTTTGTACCGACAATGGTGCTATGGTTGCAATTACAGGATACCGGTATTTTCAAAAGGGGATTGTTTCAGGGCTTGATACTAAGGCGTTTTCAAGGATGAAGATGATTTAG